A portion of the Mesobacillus jeotgali genome contains these proteins:
- a CDS encoding formate dehydrogenase subunit gamma: MSKTQYSGVKVKRFSKGFVIAHAVNAISFFALYITALPMYTEWFDWLYPVLGGPEGARLLHRIFAIAFVTPTFIWLIMDPKGFLRWGKELVTWKKRDLQFFTEFVKELFGFKFKHVKQTFFNAGEKINSIIQIFTAILIIGSGFPMWFPDLFPKAMVQWAYVAHNVGFGLAIAVVVGHIYLSVIHKNSRPGYTGVITGEVPAEWAQDHYTEWYEEEVKKGNFPDLDKGKNKKKGA; this comes from the coding sequence ATGAGTAAAACACAATACTCAGGTGTGAAGGTAAAGCGGTTTTCAAAAGGCTTTGTAATTGCACATGCTGTGAACGCCATTTCATTTTTCGCCCTTTATATCACGGCTTTGCCAATGTACACAGAATGGTTCGACTGGCTATATCCAGTATTGGGCGGTCCAGAAGGAGCAAGATTGCTGCACAGGATCTTTGCGATTGCGTTCGTGACGCCTACTTTTATCTGGCTGATCATGGATCCAAAGGGATTCCTGCGCTGGGGTAAAGAACTTGTTACCTGGAAAAAGAGAGATTTGCAGTTTTTCACAGAGTTCGTTAAAGAACTGTTCGGCTTCAAGTTCAAGCATGTAAAACAGACATTCTTCAATGCTGGTGAAAAAATCAACTCGATCATCCAGATTTTCACGGCCATCCTGATCATTGGATCCGGCTTCCCGATGTGGTTTCCAGACTTGTTCCCGAAAGCTATGGTCCAATGGGCATATGTGGCTCATAACGTAGGCTTCGGTCTGGCAATTGCAGTCGTAGTCGGCCATATCTATCTGAGTGTCATCCACAAAAATTCACGTCCGGGCTATACGGGCGTGATCACAGGTGAGGTTCCGGCAGAGTGGGCACAGGACCACTACACAGAGTGGTATGAAGAAGAGGTCAAGAAAGGCAACTTCCCTGATCTTGATAAAGGCAAGAACAAGAAAAAAGGCGCGTAA
- a CDS encoding formate dehydrogenase accessory protein FdhE, with the protein MKKSVVSKEYQKLQKDILRLQEEWKTSLDPGRIQPKLDKAAMEAGVPVTALTAIDFDITLFLQWIEDIGQLLANYQPELESSMESIKKLLDEPMAIKWIDEAFAFNHVYFASFANEHGVDAWIPQFIAETVLRPYLQVTAEKVQNEIQYAVHGAGCPVCGEPVRLAQLEDGGKKVLHCPRCMAHWHDKRITCSHCGNEDHETVQFLTIEGESAAQIQICEECKGYTKVIDTRQYIVKPTPAMLDLNTIHLDFVAQENGYKATGETKQTN; encoded by the coding sequence ATGAAAAAGTCCGTTGTCTCAAAAGAGTACCAGAAACTGCAGAAGGATATCCTCCGTCTGCAGGAAGAATGGAAGACCTCACTTGATCCTGGCCGTATCCAGCCAAAGCTTGATAAAGCGGCAATGGAGGCAGGGGTGCCAGTCACAGCGTTAACGGCTATTGACTTTGATATTACCCTATTCTTACAGTGGATAGAGGATATAGGCCAGCTTTTAGCGAATTATCAACCAGAACTGGAAAGTTCGATGGAATCTATCAAAAAATTATTAGACGAACCTATGGCTATAAAATGGATCGATGAGGCATTTGCTTTCAATCATGTTTATTTTGCGAGTTTCGCCAATGAACACGGAGTGGACGCATGGATTCCTCAATTTATTGCCGAAACGGTTTTGCGCCCTTATTTACAAGTGACAGCGGAGAAAGTCCAGAATGAGATTCAGTATGCCGTTCATGGTGCCGGCTGCCCAGTTTGCGGTGAACCGGTACGCCTCGCACAGCTTGAAGATGGAGGCAAAAAGGTTCTGCATTGCCCGCGCTGCATGGCCCACTGGCATGATAAACGCATTACGTGCTCGCATTGTGGCAATGAGGATCATGAAACAGTCCAGTTCCTGACCATCGAGGGCGAATCTGCTGCACAAATCCAAATTTGTGAGGAATGCAAAGGATATACGAAAGTCATTGATACAAGACAATATATTGTGAAGCCTACACCGGCAATGCTAGACTTGAATACAATCCACCTGGACTTTGTTGCACAGGAAAATGGCTACAAAGCCACAGGAGAAACGAAACAGACAAATTAG
- the mobA gene encoding molybdenum cofactor guanylyltransferase, with amino-acid sequence MKAGAIILSGGKSSRMGTNKALLKFHEKTNIERIKDELQHVFDDIILVTNDPETYQFLNIKSVADQFPGSGPLAGIHAGLEASDYEENFIVACDMPFVSAELAVNLVKALKHHDAVVPVSDGRKHPLFAAYQKRVAGEAEKCIEDGTLRIKQMLEKLDVRYLDESDLQLYCGGSLERVFFNMNHPEEYESAKKWAESGE; translated from the coding sequence ATGAAAGCCGGAGCGATAATTTTATCAGGCGGCAAATCTAGCAGGATGGGAACGAATAAGGCTCTCCTGAAATTTCACGAAAAAACGAATATTGAGAGAATTAAGGATGAGTTACAGCACGTATTTGATGATATAATTCTAGTAACGAATGATCCTGAAACCTATCAGTTTTTAAATATAAAAAGTGTGGCCGACCAGTTTCCGGGTTCCGGTCCTCTGGCAGGAATCCATGCGGGTCTTGAGGCCTCAGATTACGAAGAGAATTTCATCGTGGCCTGTGATATGCCATTTGTGTCCGCGGAGCTTGCCGTGAACCTTGTAAAAGCGCTCAAGCATCATGATGCTGTAGTACCCGTCAGTGATGGCAGAAAGCATCCGCTTTTTGCAGCGTATCAAAAACGGGTCGCAGGCGAAGCTGAGAAGTGTATCGAGGACGGAACACTAAGGATCAAGCAGATGCTTGAAAAATTGGATGTCAGATACCTTGATGAGTCAGACTTGCAGCTTTATTGCGGAGGAAGCCTTGAACGTGTCTTTTTCAATATGAATCATCCAGAAGAATATGAAAGTGCAAAGAAATGGGCAGAATCCGGGGAGTAG
- a CDS encoding molybdopterin molybdotransferase MoeA gives MQFFKVKTVEETFALIDEKISKIKETEVRVLDEALHYILAEDIKAEENVPGFDRSTVDGYAVIARDTYGSSESMPGFLNVAGEVHMGEEALRAVSRGEAIYVPTGGMLPPGSDSVLMIEHCEEIGGLLNTYKQIAPGENVIRSGEDIRAGEVLLTQGTKLRPQELGALAALGISKVKVYRKLKAAYLSSGDEIVPYETKILETGQIRDINYLTVKGLANEWDIEVIYGGITRDDYQEFASKARELYEQADCLILSGGSSVGTKDYTTEVIQSLGDPGVFVHGISIKPGKPTILAVADGKPVIGLPGHPASAMIIFKLFGEHVFRKLKGEKYEQKPERIFARIVKNIASSPGRSDYIRVRLEKKDGEWWAEPIIGKSGLITTLVKSDGIVEIVSEKEGISQGEYVPVILTR, from the coding sequence ATGCAATTTTTCAAAGTGAAAACGGTTGAAGAGACCTTTGCGTTAATTGATGAGAAAATCAGCAAAATCAAAGAAACCGAAGTTCGCGTGCTCGATGAGGCACTTCATTATATCCTTGCCGAGGATATCAAGGCGGAAGAAAATGTTCCCGGCTTTGACCGGTCGACTGTCGATGGCTATGCTGTCATCGCTAGGGATACATATGGTTCCTCTGAATCGATGCCGGGATTTTTGAATGTCGCCGGAGAGGTCCACATGGGAGAAGAAGCCTTAAGAGCGGTCAGCAGGGGAGAGGCAATTTATGTCCCGACGGGCGGAATGCTTCCTCCGGGCAGTGACAGCGTGCTGATGATTGAGCATTGCGAGGAAATCGGCGGGCTTTTGAATACGTACAAGCAAATCGCCCCGGGAGAGAATGTCATTCGTTCAGGCGAAGACATCCGTGCAGGCGAGGTGCTTTTAACTCAAGGGACGAAATTGCGGCCGCAGGAGCTCGGAGCCCTGGCGGCACTGGGTATTTCCAAGGTGAAAGTCTACCGCAAACTGAAAGCTGCCTACCTATCTTCAGGGGACGAAATCGTTCCTTATGAAACGAAAATACTTGAAACCGGACAAATTCGTGACATCAACTACCTGACAGTCAAGGGCCTTGCCAATGAATGGGATATCGAGGTCATATATGGCGGCATCACCCGCGATGACTATCAGGAATTCGCCAGTAAGGCACGTGAATTATATGAGCAGGCCGACTGCCTAATTTTATCAGGCGGAAGCTCGGTCGGAACGAAGGACTATACAACCGAGGTCATCCAGTCCCTTGGAGATCCGGGCGTATTTGTCCATGGTATATCTATCAAGCCAGGCAAGCCGACGATTCTGGCAGTGGCCGATGGAAAACCGGTCATTGGGCTGCCTGGCCATCCGGCCTCCGCCATGATTATCTTCAAGCTTTTTGGCGAACATGTCTTCAGGAAGCTGAAGGGTGAAAAATACGAACAAAAACCTGAGCGGATTTTCGCCCGCATTGTAAAAAATATCGCATCCTCACCAGGAAGATCCGATTATATTCGGGTCAGGCTGGAGAAAAAGGATGGAGAATGGTGGGCCGAACCGATCATCGGCAAATCCGGCCTTATTACAACATTGGTTAAAAGTGATGGAATCGTCGAGATTGTTTCCGAAAAAGAGGGGATTTCTCAAGGCGAATATGTTCCAGTGATCTTGACGAGATAG
- a CDS encoding molybdopterin biosynthesis protein, whose translation MDQIRYNRKIYLEDKPRAEARDEALAAFDLPQEKEWIPAAAALGRITAEPVFANVSMPFYHASAMDGIAVNAEDTYEAHEQRPLHLKKGEQFKYVDTGNAIPPEFNAVIMVENIHVIDDETIEIIEPATPWQHIRPIGEDIVQEEMLFTQGHQLRPADLGALLAAQVTEVCVVKKPLVTIIPTGNELVSAGSSLSSGRIIEFNGTVFSAYVEDWGGKPYLHPIVKDEPEKIREALLEAVETSDVVVINAGSSAGSKDYTVHILEELGTVFTHGVATRPGKPVILGKIKDKVVVGVPGYPVSAYMALEWFVRPLICKYLGIAEPQRQKLQVKLGRRIVSTMGAEDFVRMNIGYVDGQFVANPLTRAAGVTMSLVRADGLLVVPPEELGYEQGDTVEVELYKSVEEIKNAIVFSGSHDLTIDLLSSQLKKQRTDMKIVSSHVGSMAGLMAIRKGEAHVAGIHLLDPETKEYNVTYVRKFLAGQDAVLYPFLKRTQGWMLPKGNPLGIENVGDIAVKGADYANRQKGAGTRILFDLLLKEAGLSADDVNGYDREMFSHLSVAAEVKGNNNAAGLGIFPAARAMGLDFIPVADESYDLLMTKAFFESEKGIWLRSVIQSQAFKAEVAKIGGYAVVENPEPVHF comes from the coding sequence ATGGATCAAATACGTTACAACCGAAAGATTTATCTTGAAGACAAGCCGCGCGCAGAAGCCAGGGATGAAGCATTGGCTGCGTTTGACCTGCCTCAGGAAAAAGAGTGGATCCCGGCTGCCGCTGCCCTTGGACGAATTACTGCTGAACCTGTTTTCGCCAATGTGTCCATGCCCTTTTACCATGCATCCGCGATGGACGGGATTGCCGTCAATGCCGAGGATACGTATGAAGCACATGAGCAGCGCCCGCTCCATTTGAAAAAGGGCGAGCAGTTCAAATATGTCGATACCGGGAATGCCATCCCTCCGGAATTCAATGCGGTGATTATGGTTGAAAATATTCATGTCATTGACGATGAGACAATTGAAATCATCGAACCGGCAACGCCATGGCAGCATATCCGCCCGATCGGCGAGGATATCGTCCAGGAGGAAATGCTGTTCACCCAGGGCCATCAACTGCGTCCTGCCGACCTCGGGGCCCTCCTTGCGGCCCAGGTTACAGAAGTATGCGTCGTCAAGAAGCCGCTCGTGACCATTATTCCAACAGGTAATGAGCTTGTCAGTGCAGGCTCTTCGTTGTCATCAGGCAGGATCATTGAATTCAATGGCACTGTTTTCAGCGCTTACGTAGAAGATTGGGGCGGAAAGCCTTATTTGCACCCTATCGTGAAGGATGAGCCCGAGAAAATCAGAGAAGCGTTGTTAGAGGCGGTCGAAACATCGGATGTTGTCGTCATTAATGCGGGGTCATCAGCTGGTTCAAAAGACTATACAGTACACATACTTGAGGAGCTTGGCACTGTTTTTACCCATGGAGTCGCAACAAGGCCGGGTAAGCCAGTCATCCTTGGAAAAATTAAAGATAAAGTGGTCGTAGGTGTGCCAGGTTATCCAGTCTCAGCATATATGGCGCTTGAGTGGTTCGTACGGCCGCTCATTTGCAAGTATTTAGGCATAGCTGAACCCCAAAGACAGAAACTTCAGGTGAAGCTAGGCCGCAGGATCGTCTCCACAATGGGGGCGGAGGACTTTGTCCGAATGAATATCGGCTATGTGGATGGACAATTTGTCGCCAATCCGCTGACGCGCGCGGCGGGAGTCACTATGTCACTGGTGCGCGCTGACGGTTTGCTTGTAGTGCCGCCGGAAGAACTGGGATACGAACAGGGAGATACAGTCGAAGTGGAGCTTTACAAATCCGTAGAAGAGATCAAGAACGCAATCGTCTTCAGCGGAAGCCATGATTTGACGATTGACCTGCTATCCTCTCAGCTAAAAAAACAGCGGACCGACATGAAAATTGTTTCTTCCCATGTTGGCAGCATGGCCGGTTTGATGGCAATCAGAAAAGGGGAAGCCCATGTAGCGGGCATTCATTTGCTTGACCCGGAGACAAAGGAATATAATGTTACCTACGTAAGAAAATTTCTAGCCGGTCAAGACGCAGTCCTATATCCTTTCTTAAAAAGAACACAGGGCTGGATGCTTCCAAAAGGCAATCCGCTCGGAATTGAAAATGTCGGTGATATCGCTGTGAAAGGTGCAGATTATGCCAACAGGCAAAAAGGCGCCGGTACACGGATCCTGTTTGACTTATTGTTAAAAGAAGCAGGTTTGTCAGCAGACGATGTGAACGGATATGACCGTGAAATGTTCTCCCACCTGAGCGTCGCTGCTGAAGTGAAGGGGAACAACAACGCAGCCGGGCTTGGCATCTTCCCGGCTGCAAGGGCGATGGGCCTCGACTTCATCCCAGTCGCAGACGAAAGCTATGATTTGTTGATGACAAAAGCATTCTTCGAAAGCGAAAAGGGTATATGGTTAAGGTCAGTGATCCAATCACAAGCCTTCAAAGCCGAAGTCGCCAAAATCGGCGGCTACGCAGTCGTCGAGAATCCGGAACCGGTTCACTTTTAA
- a CDS encoding molybdenum cofactor biosynthesis protein MoaE, with protein sequence MNYEIAKEPINIQSVIDKVVQRDAGAITTFIGTVRELTKGKKTLYLIYEAYEPMAVKKLEQIGTEIQERWNGAQVAITHRVGKLDITDIAVVIAVSTPHRNDAYEANRYAIERIKEIVPIWKKEHWEDGQEWIGNQLETVPYPTGKPEEKDLNE encoded by the coding sequence ATGAACTACGAAATTGCAAAAGAACCTATCAACATTCAATCGGTCATTGATAAAGTGGTCCAGCGTGATGCAGGGGCAATCACCACATTCATTGGCACTGTCCGCGAACTGACAAAGGGCAAAAAAACCCTTTACCTTATATATGAAGCATATGAACCAATGGCTGTTAAGAAACTTGAACAGATTGGCACGGAGATCCAGGAGCGCTGGAATGGCGCCCAGGTCGCAATTACACATCGTGTCGGAAAGCTAGACATCACGGATATCGCTGTAGTCATCGCTGTTTCCACGCCTCACCGAAACGATGCATATGAAGCAAACCGTTATGCGATCGAACGCATCAAGGAAATCGTCCCGATCTGGAAAAAAGAGCACTGGGAAGACGGCCAGGAATGGATTGGCAATCAACTAGAAACTGTCCCATATCCGACAGGGAAACCGGAGGAGAAGGATCTCAATGAATAA
- the moaD gene encoding molybdopterin converting factor subunit 1, translated as MNKILFFAHLRDEAGHESVEIEAAGKTVGELKQIVAEKYGIQKLDTSMTAINEEFSSNDEVIKDGDTIAFIPPVSGG; from the coding sequence ATGAATAAAATTTTATTTTTTGCCCATTTACGAGATGAAGCGGGCCATGAATCAGTTGAAATCGAAGCAGCTGGTAAAACAGTTGGTGAGCTAAAACAAATTGTTGCTGAAAAATATGGAATCCAGAAGCTGGATACTTCAATGACAGCAATCAACGAAGAATTTTCATCGAACGACGAAGTCATTAAAGATGGAGACACAATCGCCTTTATTCCGCCTGTTTCTGGCGGTTGA
- a CDS encoding thiazole biosynthesis adenylyltransferase ThiF, whose translation MSERYSRQTLFPPIGKSGQEKIRSKHVLMIGAGALGSGNAELLVRAGIGRLTIVDRDYVEASNLQRQQLYTEEDVAEKLPKAAAAEKRLKAINSDVEIRAFIADATPEKLAELIEGVDLVIDATDNFETRMAINDISQKFKIPWIYGACVASFGMSFSIIPGKTPCLNCLLKTVPLQGLTCDTGGIIGPAVQMVIAHQSAEALKILVEDWDAVRTSFVSFDLWRNQYTSMKMSKAKDPGCLSCGEHPEYPYLNAENMTKTTVLCGRDTVQIRPPKQQQLNLQVTAEKMKELGYQVKGNPYLVSVEMPDNRMVIFQDGRALIHGTKDLAQARSIYQRFFG comes from the coding sequence ATGTCAGAAAGATATTCACGCCAGACACTGTTTCCTCCGATCGGAAAATCCGGACAGGAAAAAATCCGCAGCAAGCATGTCCTGATGATCGGTGCAGGTGCACTTGGTTCGGGCAATGCCGAGCTTCTGGTAAGGGCAGGTATCGGCCGGCTGACGATTGTTGACCGTGACTATGTCGAAGCAAGCAATCTGCAAAGACAGCAATTATATACGGAAGAAGATGTCGCTGAAAAGCTTCCAAAGGCTGCAGCAGCTGAAAAAAGACTGAAGGCCATCAACTCTGACGTTGAAATCAGGGCATTCATTGCTGATGCTACTCCCGAAAAACTGGCTGAGCTCATCGAAGGAGTCGATTTGGTCATCGATGCTACAGATAACTTCGAAACAAGGATGGCGATCAATGATATTTCTCAGAAATTCAAGATTCCCTGGATATATGGAGCATGCGTAGCCAGCTTTGGAATGAGTTTTTCAATCATACCCGGAAAAACGCCATGCCTGAACTGTTTGCTGAAGACCGTGCCGTTACAGGGACTGACCTGCGATACTGGGGGCATTATCGGACCGGCTGTACAAATGGTGATTGCCCACCAGAGTGCCGAAGCACTAAAAATTCTTGTTGAAGACTGGGATGCGGTCAGGACTTCTTTTGTCAGCTTCGATTTATGGCGGAACCAGTATACGAGCATGAAAATGTCGAAAGCGAAGGACCCAGGTTGCCTCTCCTGCGGTGAGCATCCTGAATATCCTTACTTGAATGCGGAAAATATGACGAAAACCACAGTCCTGTGCGGACGGGACACTGTACAAATCAGGCCTCCGAAACAACAGCAGCTTAATCTCCAGGTGACTGCGGAAAAAATGAAGGAATTAGGCTACCAGGTGAAGGGAAATCCTTATCTCGTATCTGTTGAAATGCCGGACAACAGGATGGTCATTTTCCAGGACGGACGCGCATTGATTCATGGAACAAAGGATCTGGCCCAGGCTCGCAGTATCTATCAGAGATTTTTTGGATGA
- a CDS encoding general stress protein translates to MLKVEIVENGVQATEKITSLEAAGFGKENIYIFAHDEDRSEHLTEATETGGMGFKEQGFFDSIGNMFKSRGDELRNKFESLGLSKQEAEKYEAELDKGRLVLVATDEVK, encoded by the coding sequence ATGTTGAAAGTAGAAATAGTTGAAAATGGTGTACAAGCCACTGAAAAAATCACTTCTCTTGAAGCCGCTGGTTTTGGAAAAGAAAATATTTATATTTTCGCCCATGACGAAGACCGAAGTGAGCACTTGACTGAAGCAACCGAAACAGGCGGAATGGGTTTCAAGGAGCAGGGCTTCTTTGATTCCATCGGAAATATGTTCAAGTCCCGCGGAGACGAACTTCGCAACAAATTTGAATCTCTTGGCCTTTCAAAGCAAGAGGCTGAGAAGTATGAGGCGGAATTGGATAAAGGGCGCTTAGTCCTCGTCGCAACCGATGAAGTAAAATAA
- a CDS encoding uracil-DNA glycosylase yields MSLLKNGWAPLLAEEFEKAYYLNLREFLMEEYQNETVYPEKEDIFNALRYTDYEDVKVVILGQDPYHGPGQAHGLSFSVKPGVAIPPSLRNMFKELKEDLGCTIPNHGYLKKWADQGVLLLNTVLTVRKGEAHSHRGKGWEIFTDKVISLLNEREKPVIFILWGKPAQSKLKLIDENKHQIIQSVHPSPLSARRGFFGSRPFSRVNVMLREWESREIDWQIENINE; encoded by the coding sequence ATGAGCCTATTGAAAAATGGCTGGGCGCCGCTGTTGGCAGAGGAGTTCGAGAAAGCCTATTATCTGAATTTGAGAGAATTCCTGATGGAAGAATACCAGAATGAAACGGTTTATCCCGAGAAGGAAGATATCTTCAATGCGCTGAGGTATACAGACTATGAGGATGTGAAAGTTGTCATTCTTGGCCAGGATCCATATCATGGACCAGGACAGGCACATGGCTTGAGTTTTTCAGTAAAACCAGGGGTAGCTATTCCTCCATCACTCCGGAACATGTTCAAGGAACTGAAGGAAGACCTTGGCTGTACGATTCCCAATCATGGATATTTAAAAAAATGGGCAGATCAGGGTGTCCTGTTGTTGAACACAGTCCTTACCGTCAGGAAAGGTGAAGCACATTCACACAGGGGGAAAGGATGGGAAATCTTCACTGATAAAGTGATCAGCCTGCTGAATGAACGTGAAAAACCTGTGATTTTCATCCTGTGGGGCAAGCCTGCCCAAAGTAAATTGAAACTGATTGATGAAAATAAACATCAAATCATCCAATCAGTCCATCCAAGCCCATTATCCGCAAGAAGAGGGTTTTTTGGGAGCAGGCCTTTTTCCAGGGTGAATGTGATGCTAAGGGAATGGGAGAGCAGGGAAATTGATTGGCAGATTGAAAATATCAACGAGTAA
- a CDS encoding YwdI family protein, with amino-acid sequence MNISLQKLLLKMEEELNLAQSAQSEAAQRERIQSIKTLCELVLDEPQQLGASKSGQRNSTQQQSVQQFVPAQPVFAQPQIPVSQQPSMVPQPKKLQMEDEANGDSLFDF; translated from the coding sequence ATGAATATTTCACTGCAAAAATTGTTATTGAAGATGGAAGAAGAATTAAATCTGGCTCAATCTGCACAATCAGAAGCGGCTCAGCGTGAACGGATCCAGTCGATCAAAACGCTATGCGAGCTCGTCCTTGATGAGCCACAGCAGCTGGGGGCCAGTAAGTCCGGGCAGAGGAACAGCACTCAACAACAATCAGTCCAGCAATTTGTTCCTGCTCAACCAGTATTCGCTCAGCCGCAAATACCAGTAAGCCAGCAGCCATCCATGGTTCCGCAGCCGAAAAAGCTTCAAATGGAAGATGAGGCAAACGGAGACTCGCTGTTCGATTTTTAA
- a CDS encoding DUF423 domain-containing protein: MKLFIIIGAINAFLSVALGAFGAHGLEGKVEPKYLETWKTGVTYQMFHATGLLILGVLLGKLPATSLLSWSGWLMLIGIILFSGSLYALTLTKISILGAITPLGGVSFLAAWVLLIVAAVKYL, translated from the coding sequence ATGAAGTTATTTATAATCATCGGGGCCATCAACGCATTCCTTTCAGTTGCACTCGGAGCGTTTGGTGCGCACGGACTGGAAGGCAAGGTTGAACCAAAATATTTAGAAACATGGAAAACGGGGGTTACATACCAGATGTTCCACGCAACTGGCCTTTTAATTCTTGGGGTATTGTTAGGAAAACTTCCGGCAACTTCCCTTCTTAGCTGGTCAGGCTGGCTGATGCTGATCGGAATTATCTTATTTTCCGGAAGCCTGTATGCCTTGACACTCACTAAAATCAGCATCCTTGGGGCAATTACCCCCCTTGGCGGAGTTTCCTTCCTGGCCGCATGGGTATTGCTGATCGTTGCAGCGGTTAAATATCTATAA
- a CDS encoding MDR family MFS transporter, whose product MVSNESNIKLVVAGLLLGILMAAMDNTIVATAMGTIVADLGDFDKFIWVTSAYMVTVMAGMPIFGKLSDMYGRKRFYIFGLLVFLIGSALCGIAQTMVQLSIFRAIQGIGGGALMPIAFTIVFDLFPPEKRGKMTGLLGTVFGTSSVLGPLLGAYITDWFSWHWVFYINVPIGIVSLFFIVKYYHESAQHARQKIDWAGAFTLVVAVVSLMFALELGGKQYNWDSFQIIGLFVSFALFFLVFIIAERKAEEPIISFWMFKRRLFAASQVLAFLYGATFIILAVYIPIFVQAVYGGSAKAAGLVLTPMMLGSVAGSAVGGIFQTKTSYRNLMLISVIAYFAGMLLLSMMSPDTTRLVLTLFMILVGFGMGFSFSLLPTASIHNLDPRHRGSANSTNSFLRSLGMTLGITIFGTIQNNTFMDRLKSAFGGMDGGQGNQLMGDPQQLFQSGQRSQIPGFVLDKIVEAMSASITHIFALALVPIAISAVAVLLMGKERVEINKTIIKGS is encoded by the coding sequence ATGGTTTCTAATGAGAGCAATATTAAGCTGGTTGTGGCAGGGTTGCTGCTTGGGATTCTGATGGCAGCGATGGACAATACAATTGTAGCGACTGCAATGGGGACCATTGTCGCGGATCTTGGCGACTTTGACAAGTTTATCTGGGTAACCTCTGCCTATATGGTTACCGTTATGGCTGGTATGCCTATTTTCGGGAAGCTGTCGGATATGTATGGCCGGAAGCGTTTTTACATATTTGGATTGCTCGTTTTCTTGATAGGCTCTGCTCTTTGCGGAATTGCCCAGACGATGGTGCAGCTCAGCATTTTCCGGGCGATTCAGGGAATCGGCGGCGGAGCTTTGATGCCGATTGCTTTTACGATTGTGTTTGATCTATTTCCGCCTGAGAAACGTGGAAAAATGACCGGCCTGCTTGGCACGGTTTTCGGAACTTCAAGCGTCCTTGGACCTCTGCTTGGTGCCTATATCACTGACTGGTTCAGCTGGCATTGGGTATTTTACATCAATGTACCTATTGGCATTGTTTCTTTATTTTTCATCGTGAAGTACTATCATGAATCTGCTCAGCATGCGAGGCAAAAAATTGACTGGGCAGGTGCCTTCACATTGGTTGTCGCAGTTGTCAGCTTAATGTTTGCCCTCGAACTCGGAGGAAAACAATACAACTGGGATTCTTTTCAAATCATAGGGTTATTTGTAAGTTTCGCCTTATTCTTTTTAGTATTTATTATTGCTGAAAGAAAAGCAGAGGAACCCATCATTTCTTTCTGGATGTTTAAAAGGAGGCTGTTTGCAGCATCGCAGGTGCTTGCATTCCTCTATGGAGCAACGTTTATCATTCTTGCAGTCTATATTCCTATATTTGTGCAGGCGGTTTATGGGGGCTCGGCAAAGGCGGCTGGACTTGTATTGACTCCTATGATGCTTGGTTCTGTTGCCGGCAGTGCAGTTGGCGGTATTTTTCAGACAAAGACCAGCTATCGCAATCTTATGCTCATTTCCGTTATTGCCTACTTTGCGGGGATGCTGCTGCTCAGCATGATGTCACCGGATACAACCAGGCTGGTTCTGACACTTTTCATGATACTGGTTGGTTTTGGAATGGGATTCTCTTTCTCCCTTCTCCCTACAGCTTCCATCCACAATCTTGATCCGCGACACCGTGGATCAGCTAACTCAACGAATTCATTCCTTCGTTCGCTTGGAATGACACTTGGCATTACCATATTCGGGACAATACAGAATAACACTTTTATGGATAGGCTGAAAAGCGCCTTCGGCGGAATGGATGGCGGGCAAGGAAATCAACTGATGGGGGACCCGCAGCAGTTATTCCAATCTGGACAACGCTCCCAAATCCCTGGCTTCGTGCTTGATAAAATTGTTGAAGCTATGTCAGCTTCTATCACTCATATCTTTGCACTAGCTTTAGTTCCAATTGCTATTTCAGCTGTTGCTGTCCTGCTAATGGGGAAAGAACGTGTTGAAATCAATAAAACGATCATAAAAGGATCATAA